In the genome of Microtus pennsylvanicus isolate mMicPen1 chromosome X, mMicPen1.hap1, whole genome shotgun sequence, the window TTAATCATCAGAAATGCTGACTGATGGCCTACAGTTGTCATTAACCAAtatcaaaataatttcaaaatacaagTCGAGCCTACTTGAAGTTATAGGACATGCACATATGTCCACTCTCGAGGATATGTATGGAAAGATCCTGTTATtggtatgtatatacatgtgcacatatgcatgtctgtgtaagtAGAGCTTTCCCCGTCATTTCTCTGCCACATTGGGACTTGGGCTTGCATTCCATTTTACTCATTCATCCCTATCACATTCTGCAGCATTGATTGCTTCTTTGTCCTGGCTATTGGGAGCTTCTTCCCTGGTTCAGGTAATTCAAATGCATGGTGCCATAGGGTCAGTGGATATATGAAGGATTTTAGAGGGAGAAAACCTGTGTTTGAGCCCTCTCCACAACATTCCCAAAGACTTGCCTTTGGGTTGTAAAACATCTCTTTCCTGTTCTGTCAAATGGGTGCCATTAACCCCAGTTTGTGTGATAGCGCTGCTGTCAGGAGGGAAGGAGCTACCCAAGTGTTTGCACTTCATAGACTGTGGAGCCTTTTGTAAAGCGTGATGCCAGTATTCTTCAAGCTGAACAGGAAATGATGACAGTATCATAATAGCCAtcctccttctgtctttctccttccagtCGTCAAGCAGTGATAATGAAAGAAACCACAGCAGCATCAATATCCCAGTACGAGGAAGTGTACCAGAAAGCAGCTTAAACCAGAACATTGCTGAACTATACTCCAATATCCCCGAGTTCTCACACGA includes:
- the Vcf2 gene encoding protein VCF2 isoform X3, whose protein sequence is MLTDGLQLSLTNIKIISKYKSSLLEVIGHAHMSTLEDMYGKILLLSSSSDNERNHSSINIPVRGSVPESSLNQNIAELYSNIPEFSHEDYALCQGQGPYSHINQILKEAHFYSLQQRGQSPT